In one Pseudomonas sp. R84 genomic region, the following are encoded:
- a CDS encoding uroporphyrinogen-III C-methyltransferase, which yields MSETALPKDDVQPVIEPQVEAPPPATEPRRGNGLAIVALLLGAAGVAIGGWGVWQVRHLQTNTQQQSGEVQALNDQAQSLKLNEQRLTERLAQLPGADELAERQRLVTQLQGDQQRLNQRLETVLGASRKDWRLAEAEHLLRLASLRLSALQDISSAQALVQGADEILREQNDPGSFAAREQVAKTLVALRSTAQPDRTGLFLRLGALRDQVIDLTELAPEYKDRGESLLGLTADGDGASRWAQWWDKVSRYIRIDFNADKNVRPLLAGQSLSQVRLALSLALEQAQWAALNGQAPVYTQALAEARDVLKGNFNPDNPQSKVMLEQVAELSKEPVTVTTPDLAGTLSAVQAYLERRNVNAEESVKPFAKPAASTAQEATP from the coding sequence GTGAGCGAAACAGCCTTGCCAAAAGATGACGTCCAGCCTGTGATTGAACCCCAGGTTGAAGCTCCACCGCCGGCCACAGAGCCGCGCCGAGGCAATGGATTGGCCATCGTCGCCTTGTTGCTCGGCGCCGCCGGTGTCGCGATCGGCGGCTGGGGTGTCTGGCAGGTCCGTCACCTGCAGACCAACACTCAGCAGCAGTCCGGTGAAGTGCAGGCGTTGAACGATCAGGCGCAGAGCCTGAAGCTCAATGAACAGCGCCTGACCGAGCGCCTCGCGCAGTTGCCAGGGGCCGACGAACTTGCCGAGCGCCAGCGTCTGGTGACGCAACTCCAGGGCGACCAACAGCGCCTCAATCAACGTCTTGAAACGGTGCTGGGCGCCAGCCGCAAGGACTGGCGCCTGGCCGAGGCCGAGCATCTGCTGCGTCTGGCCAGCCTGCGTCTTTCGGCGCTGCAGGACATCAGCAGCGCTCAAGCGCTGGTGCAGGGCGCTGACGAAATCCTCCGTGAGCAAAACGATCCCGGTTCCTTCGCCGCTCGCGAGCAAGTGGCGAAAACCCTCGTGGCGCTGCGCAGCACTGCACAACCGGATCGTACCGGTTTGTTCCTGCGTCTCGGCGCGCTGCGTGATCAAGTCATCGACCTCACCGAGCTGGCGCCGGAGTACAAGGATCGCGGTGAATCGCTGCTGGGCCTGACTGCCGACGGTGATGGCGCCAGTCGTTGGGCGCAGTGGTGGGATAAGGTCTCGCGCTACATCCGTATCGATTTCAATGCCGACAAGAATGTGCGGCCGCTGCTGGCCGGGCAGAGCCTGAGTCAAGTGCGTCTGGCCCTGAGCCTGGCGCTGGAGCAGGCGCAGTGGGCCGCGCTCAACGGTCAGGCGCCGGTCTACACCCAGGCGCTGGCTGAGGCGCGTGATGTCCTCAAGGGCAATTTCAACCCGGACAATCCGCAAAGCAAAGTGATGCTCGAACAGGTTGCCGAGCTAAGCAAGGAACCGGTCACGGTCACGACGCCGGACTTGGCCGGCACGCTGAGTGCGGTGCAAGCCTATCTTGAGCGGCGCAACGTCAATGCCGAAGAATCGGTGAAACCTTTCGCCAAACCTGCCGCCAGCACCGCGCAGGAGGCTACGCCATGA
- a CDS encoding uroporphyrinogen-III synthase gives MTGWRLLLTRPADDCTALAQTLAVQGFFSSCLPLLDIVALPVSDNIRQAIARLPRCDAVIVVSKPAARIALDLLGNSSSLTMPWFSVGAATAQILREHGLDVSFPADGDDSEALLQLPRLRAAVGQPGAQVLILRGEGGRELLAERLRELGASVEYLELYRRDLPAYAPDELPRRIEAERLNGLVVSSGQGFEHLRQMAGDAWPTIAQLPLFVPSPRVAELALAAGAQTVVDCRGASAAALLTALREHPVPVF, from the coding sequence GTGACTGGCTGGCGCCTGCTGCTGACCCGCCCTGCGGATGACTGCACGGCGCTGGCGCAGACGTTGGCAGTGCAGGGTTTTTTCAGTAGTTGTTTGCCGCTTCTGGACATTGTTGCGCTGCCGGTCTCTGACAATATTCGTCAGGCGATTGCGCGGTTACCGCGTTGCGACGCGGTGATCGTGGTCAGCAAGCCGGCGGCACGCATTGCGCTGGATCTGCTCGGCAACTCGTCTTCGCTGACAATGCCGTGGTTCAGCGTCGGCGCGGCGACCGCACAGATTCTGCGCGAGCATGGCCTCGACGTCAGCTTCCCGGCCGATGGCGATGACAGTGAAGCCTTGCTGCAATTGCCGCGTCTGCGTGCAGCGGTCGGTCAGCCCGGGGCGCAGGTATTGATCCTGCGTGGAGAGGGTGGGCGTGAACTGCTCGCCGAGCGTTTGCGTGAGCTAGGTGCTAGTGTCGAGTATCTGGAATTGTATCGACGCGACCTGCCAGCCTATGCCCCGGATGAACTGCCACGGCGGATCGAAGCGGAACGCTTGAACGGGCTGGTGGTCAGCAGTGGACAGGGTTTCGAGCACCTGCGTCAGATGGCCGGCGATGCCTGGCCAACAATTGCGCAATTGCCGTTGTTTGTTCCAAGCCCAAGAGTCGCCGAGCTGGCACTTGCCGCCGGGGCTCAAACAGTTGTGGATTGCCGCGGCGCGAGTGCCGCGGCTTTGCTGACGGCGTTACGGGAGCATCCCGTACCCGTTTTCTAA
- the argH gene encoding argininosuccinate lyase has product MSTDKTNQSWGGRFSEPVDAFVARFTASVTFDQRLYRHDIMGSIAHATMLAKVGVLTDAERDSIIDGLKTIQGEIEAGQFDWRIDLEDVHMNIEARLTDRIGVTGKKLHTGRSRNDQVATDIRLWLRDEIDLILAEITRLQKGLLEQAEREAASIMPGFTHLQTAQPVTFGHHMLAWFEMLSRDYERLVDCRKRTNRMPLGSAALAGTTYPIDREYTAQLLGFDAVGGNSLDNVSDRDFAIEFCSAASIAMMHLSRFSEELVLWTSAQFQFIDLPDRFCTGSSIMPQKKNPDVPELVRGKTGRVFGALMGLLTLMKGQPLAYNKDNQEDKEPLFDAADTLRDSLRAFADMIPAIKPKHAIMREAALRGFSTATDLADYLVRRGLPFRDCHEIVGHAVKYGVDTGKDLAEMSLEELRQFSDQIEQDVFAVLTLEGSVNARDHIGGTAPAQVKAAVVRGQALIASR; this is encoded by the coding sequence ATGAGCACTGACAAGACCAATCAGTCCTGGGGCGGCCGCTTCAGTGAACCCGTCGACGCCTTCGTCGCCCGCTTCACCGCCTCCGTCACTTTCGACCAGCGCCTGTATCGCCACGACATCATGGGCTCGATCGCCCACGCCACCATGCTGGCCAAGGTCGGCGTGCTGACCGATGCCGAGCGCGACAGCATCATCGATGGCCTGAAGACCATTCAGGGCGAAATCGAGGCCGGCCAGTTCGACTGGCGCATCGATCTCGAAGACGTGCACATGAACATCGAAGCACGCCTGACCGACCGCATCGGCGTCACCGGTAAAAAGCTGCACACCGGGCGTAGCCGCAACGACCAGGTCGCCACCGACATCCGCCTGTGGCTGCGTGACGAGATTGATCTGATCCTCGCCGAAATTACCCGCCTGCAAAAAGGCCTGCTGGAGCAAGCCGAGCGCGAAGCCGCGAGCATCATGCCGGGCTTCACCCACCTGCAGACGGCGCAGCCGGTGACTTTCGGGCACCACATGCTGGCCTGGTTCGAAATGCTCAGCCGCGACTACGAGCGTCTGGTCGACTGCCGCAAGCGCACCAACCGCATGCCACTGGGCAGCGCCGCGCTGGCTGGCACCACCTACCCGATCGACCGTGAATACACCGCGCAACTGCTGGGCTTCGACGCCGTCGGCGGCAACTCGCTGGACAACGTCTCCGATCGCGACTTCGCCATCGAATTCTGCTCGGCCGCGAGCATCGCGATGATGCACTTGTCGCGTTTCTCCGAAGAGCTGGTGCTGTGGACCAGCGCGCAATTCCAGTTCATCGATCTGCCGGACCGTTTCTGCACCGGCAGCTCGATCATGCCGCAAAAGAAAAACCCCGATGTGCCAGAGCTGGTGCGGGGCAAGACCGGCCGCGTGTTCGGCGCACTGATGGGCCTGCTGACCTTGATGAAGGGCCAACCGCTGGCTTACAACAAAGACAACCAGGAAGACAAAGAGCCGCTGTTCGACGCCGCCGACACCCTGCGTGACTCGCTGCGGGCCTTTGCCGACATGATCCCGGCGATCAAACCCAAGCACGCGATCATGCGTGAAGCGGCGCTGCGTGGCTTCTCCACCGCGACCGATCTGGCGGATTATCTGGTGCGTCGTGGTCTGCCGTTCCGTGATTGCCACGAGATCGTTGGTCACGCCGTGAAATACGGCGTGGACACTGGCAAGGATCTGGCCGAGATGAGCCTGGAAGAACTGCGCCAGTTCAGCGATCAGATCGAGCAGGACGTGTTCGCCGTGCTGACCCTGGAAGGCTCGGTGAATGCCCGTGACCATATCGGCGGCACTGCGCCGGCGCAGGTCAAGGCTGCTGTGGTTCGCGGTCAGGCGCTGATCGCCAGCCGCTAA
- a CDS encoding LytTR family DNA-binding domain-containing protein gives MNVLIVDDEPLARERLSRMVSELEGYTVLEPSATNGEEALALIDSHKPDIVLLDIRMPGLDGLQVAARLCERETPPAVVFCTSPDEFAVEALQASAVGYVVKPVRTEHLHDALKRAERPNRAQLSALTRPAAESGTGPRSHISARTRKGIELIPLDQVVYFIADHKYVTLRHEAGEVLLDEPLKALEDEFGERFVRIHRNALVARDRIERLQRTPLGHFQLFLKGLNGDALIVSRRHVAGVRKMMQGL, from the coding sequence ATGAATGTCCTGATCGTTGATGACGAACCACTGGCTCGCGAGCGCCTCAGCCGAATGGTGAGCGAGCTCGAGGGTTATACAGTTCTGGAGCCCAGCGCCACGAATGGCGAAGAGGCGTTGGCACTGATCGACAGCCACAAGCCGGATATCGTGCTGCTCGATATCCGTATGCCAGGCCTTGATGGCCTGCAGGTCGCTGCCCGTCTGTGCGAACGCGAAACGCCGCCGGCCGTGGTGTTTTGCACCAGCCCCGATGAATTTGCCGTGGAAGCCCTGCAGGCCAGCGCCGTGGGCTATGTGGTGAAACCCGTGCGAACTGAACATCTGCATGACGCCCTGAAACGGGCTGAACGTCCCAACCGGGCGCAACTCTCGGCCCTGACCCGTCCCGCTGCCGAAAGTGGCACCGGCCCGCGCAGCCACATCAGTGCGCGCACCCGCAAAGGCATCGAACTGATCCCTCTGGATCAGGTGGTCTATTTCATTGCCGATCATAAATACGTGACTTTGCGCCACGAGGCCGGCGAAGTGCTGCTCGACGAGCCACTCAAGGCTCTCGAAGACGAATTCGGCGAGCGCTTCGTGCGTATCCACCGCAACGCCTTGGTTGCCCGCGACCGTATCGAACGTCTGCAACGTACGCCGCTGGGGCATTTCCAGCTGTTCCTCAAAGGTCTCAATGGTGATGCGCTGATTGTCAGCCGTCGGCATGTGGCCGGTGTGCGCAAAATGATGCAGGGCCTGTAA
- a CDS encoding heme biosynthesis protein HemY, whose amino-acid sequence MKRLYVIVFLVIAATAALGLAIAEHSGYVLVAYKSFRYESSLWATLAVIAVLWLLIWGIKALVELVMTSTGVVNPWSRRNRSRRVQVAIEHGQLDLAEGRWASAQRHLYRAAEAERQPLLYYLGAARAANEQGNYEECDRLLERALERQPQAELAIALSHAQLQTDRGDTDGALVTLQAMHDRHPRNAQTLRQLQRLYQQRGEWSAVIRLLPELRKDKVLPPAELAELERRAWGENLSLAAQREEDGTVGLQSLTRAWEQLTSAQRQEPPLVLAYAEQLRQLGAQVEAEEVLRNALKRKYDSHLTRLYGLVRGSDPARQLQTAEGWLKDHPNDPSLLLTLGRLCLQTSLWGKARDYLESSLRVQRNPEACAELARLLAQLGDTERSNQLFQEGLGLLDERLLAAPLPVPAHV is encoded by the coding sequence ATGAAACGCCTGTATGTGATTGTGTTTCTGGTGATAGCGGCGACGGCGGCACTGGGTCTGGCTATTGCCGAGCATTCCGGTTACGTGCTGGTGGCCTACAAGAGCTTCCGCTACGAGTCGAGCCTGTGGGCGACACTGGCGGTGATCGCAGTGTTGTGGCTGCTGATCTGGGGCATCAAGGCGTTGGTCGAGCTGGTCATGACCTCCACGGGCGTGGTCAATCCCTGGTCGCGCCGTAACCGCAGTCGGCGCGTGCAGGTAGCGATCGAGCACGGTCAACTGGATCTGGCCGAAGGTCGCTGGGCCAGTGCTCAGCGTCATCTTTATCGAGCAGCTGAAGCCGAGCGTCAGCCATTGCTGTACTACCTCGGCGCTGCCCGCGCAGCCAATGAGCAAGGCAATTACGAAGAGTGCGATCGTTTGCTGGAGCGCGCACTGGAGCGTCAGCCTCAAGCAGAACTGGCTATTGCTCTGAGTCATGCGCAGTTGCAGACCGACCGTGGCGATACCGACGGTGCCTTGGTCACCCTGCAAGCGATGCACGATCGCCATCCGCGCAATGCACAGACGCTGCGTCAGTTGCAGCGCTTGTATCAGCAGCGCGGCGAATGGTCGGCGGTGATTCGTTTGCTGCCGGAGTTGCGCAAGGACAAAGTCCTGCCACCCGCCGAACTGGCTGAACTGGAACGCCGCGCCTGGGGTGAAAACCTGTCGCTGGCAGCGCAGCGTGAAGAGGACGGGACCGTTGGCTTGCAGTCGCTCACGCGCGCTTGGGAGCAACTCACCTCAGCTCAACGTCAGGAGCCACCCTTGGTGTTGGCGTACGCCGAACAACTGCGTCAGTTGGGCGCTCAGGTCGAAGCGGAAGAAGTGCTGCGCAATGCCCTCAAGCGCAAGTACGACAGCCATCTGACCCGTCTCTACGGTCTGGTGCGCGGTAGCGATCCAGCGCGTCAGTTGCAAACCGCCGAAGGCTGGCTGAAGGATCATCCGAACGATCCGAGCTTGCTGTTGACCCTCGGCCGACTGTGCCTGCAAACCAGTCTGTGGGGCAAGGCACGGGATTACCTGGAAAGCAGTCTGCGTGTGCAGCGCAATCCCGAGGCCTGTGCGGAGCTGGCGCGCCTGCTCGCCCAGTTGGGCGATACCGAGCGCAGCAATCAGTTGTTCCAGGAAGGCCTTGGTCTGCTGGACGAGCGCCTGCTGGCCGCGCCGTTGCCGGTTCCGGCCCATGTCTGA
- a CDS encoding disulfide bond formation protein B — translation MSLACSRSLFFMAFTAGAFALGASYYLEYAVGLTPCSLCLVQRLFLTLLCVSSGVAAVHGPRRVGLWLYWLLTLGASMGGTTAAWRQVLIQSDPLLHLLNCSPAPEALFSGLPWICALQTLFSGGADCAEISWTLFDLSIPEWSLLFFVAVSILAVYQLLRLVWSALQRPLSGEASHSVLLRD, via the coding sequence ATGTCGTTGGCCTGCTCACGCTCCTTGTTCTTCATGGCTTTCACTGCGGGGGCCTTTGCTCTGGGAGCTTCCTATTATCTTGAATATGCTGTCGGCCTGACGCCGTGCAGCCTGTGCCTGGTGCAGCGTCTGTTCCTTACGCTACTGTGCGTGTCCAGTGGTGTGGCAGCGGTGCACGGCCCCAGGCGTGTTGGTCTGTGGTTGTACTGGCTGTTGACCTTGGGCGCGAGCATGGGAGGCACCACGGCGGCCTGGCGGCAGGTATTGATACAGAGCGATCCGCTGCTGCACCTGCTCAATTGCTCGCCAGCTCCCGAGGCCTTATTCAGCGGTCTGCCATGGATTTGTGCCTTGCAAACATTGTTTAGCGGCGGTGCCGATTGTGCGGAAATTTCCTGGACCCTGTTCGACCTGAGCATCCCGGAGTGGAGCCTGTTGTTCTTTGTCGCCGTCTCGATTCTGGCGGTGTATCAATTGTTGCGGCTGGTCTGGAGTGCTCTGCAACGCCCGCTCAGCGGCGAAGCGTCGCACTCGGTGCTGCTGCGGGATTAA
- a CDS encoding Rsd/AlgQ family anti-sigma factor: MLESCQNAQERWGGVHLLIDRWLQEREDLIGAYDKLGAQPESLSESRKPLQEFCGVLVDYVSAGHFEIYEQLTGEAKAFNDKRGLELAETIYPRIDVITEKLLAFNDLCDEGKCVAEKFKELGGLLHERFELEDCLIEVLHTAHKEEDPVQA, from the coding sequence ATGCTCGAAAGTTGTCAGAATGCTCAGGAACGTTGGGGTGGAGTTCATCTGCTGATCGACCGCTGGTTGCAAGAGCGTGAAGATCTGATCGGTGCCTACGACAAACTCGGTGCACAGCCTGAGTCGCTGTCCGAGAGCCGCAAGCCTCTGCAGGAATTCTGCGGTGTGCTGGTCGATTACGTCTCGGCCGGGCACTTCGAAATCTACGAACAGCTGACTGGCGAAGCCAAGGCGTTCAACGACAAGCGTGGTCTGGAACTCGCCGAGACGATCTATCCGCGCATCGACGTCATCACCGAGAAGCTGCTCGCCTTCAACGATCTGTGCGATGAAGGCAAATGCGTAGCCGAGAAGTTCAAGGAACTCGGCGGCCTGCTGCACGAGCGCTTCGAGCTGGAAGACTGCCTGATTGAAGTGCTGCACACAGCACACAAGGAAGAAGATCCGGTTCAGGCCTGA
- a CDS encoding TIGR02647 family protein, whose translation MSLTPELVAELEVLALFPLDSSQEGLKIHQTAAPKHISAAKRLFEKDLTDQPDGGYLTSLGRDAAQNVQTVLTILREQETA comes from the coding sequence ATGTCGCTTACCCCTGAGTTGGTTGCCGAACTGGAAGTCCTCGCACTCTTTCCCCTGGACAGTTCCCAGGAAGGTTTGAAAATTCATCAGACCGCTGCCCCGAAACATATTTCTGCCGCCAAACGCCTCTTTGAAAAAGACCTGACGGATCAGCCCGATGGCGGGTATCTGACCAGCCTCGGTCGCGATGCCGCACAAAATGTGCAAACCGTGCTGACCATTCTGAGAGAGCAGGAAACCGCCTGA
- the hemC gene encoding hydroxymethylbilane synthase: MSSREIRIATRKSALALWQAEYVKARLEAAHPGLLVTLVPMVSRGDKLLDSPLSKIGGKGLFVKELETALLENEADIAVHSMKDVPMDFPEGLGLFCICEREDPRDAFVSNTYASLDALPAGAIVGTSSLRRQAQLLTRRPDLQIRFLRGNVNTRLAKLDAGEYDAIILAAAGLIRLGFEDRITSAISVDDSLPAGGQGAVGIECRSADTAIHALLAPLHHADTSSRVTAERALNKHLNGGCQVPIACYAVLEGEQLWLRGLVGEPSGGKLLSAEARAPRADAEGLGVKVAEDLLSQGADDILKAVYGEAGHE, encoded by the coding sequence ATGTCCTCTCGCGAAATCCGCATCGCCACCCGTAAAAGTGCGCTGGCCCTCTGGCAGGCCGAATACGTCAAAGCCCGTCTGGAAGCGGCCCATCCGGGTCTGCTGGTGACGCTGGTGCCCATGGTCAGTCGCGGCGACAAGCTGCTCGATTCGCCCCTGTCGAAAATCGGCGGCAAGGGTCTGTTCGTCAAAGAACTGGAAACCGCGTTGCTGGAAAACGAAGCCGACATCGCCGTCCACTCGATGAAAGACGTGCCGATGGACTTCCCGGAAGGCCTCGGTCTGTTCTGCATCTGCGAGCGCGAAGACCCGCGTGATGCCTTCGTTTCCAATACCTACGCCAGCCTCGATGCGTTGCCTGCCGGCGCCATTGTCGGCACCTCCAGCCTGCGTCGTCAGGCGCAATTGCTGACCCGTCGCCCGGATCTGCAAATTCGCTTCCTGCGCGGCAACGTCAACACCCGCCTGGCCAAGCTTGACGCCGGCGAGTACGACGCAATTATTCTCGCGGCAGCCGGTTTGATCCGCCTCGGTTTTGAAGACCGCATCACTTCGGCGATCAGTGTCGATGACAGCCTGCCGGCCGGTGGCCAGGGTGCAGTCGGTATCGAATGCCGCAGCGCTGACACTGCAATCCACGCCTTGCTCGCACCGCTGCATCACGCCGACACCTCGTCGCGCGTCACTGCCGAACGTGCCCTCAACAAACATCTGAATGGCGGCTGCCAAGTGCCGATCGCCTGCTACGCCGTGCTGGAAGGCGAGCAGTTGTGGTTGCGCGGTCTGGTCGGTGAACCGAGCGGTGGCAAGCTGCTTAGCGCCGAAGCTCGTGCGCCACGTGCCGATGCCGAAGGATTGGGCGTGAAGGTGGCCGAAGATCTGCTCAGCCAGGGCGCCGACGATATTCTCAAAGCGGTCTATGGCGAGGCGGGTCACGAGTGA
- a CDS encoding glutathione S-transferase has protein sequence MFKLYGFSVSNYYNMVKLALLEKGLPFEEVTFYPTSTPESLAISPRGKVPVLGVDAGFINETAIILEYLEQTQKGTPLLPSDPFERAQVLAIAKEIELYIELPGRACYGEAFFGMTLPDAIKEKTKTELLLGFAALGRHGKFAPYVAGDSLSIADLYFFYSVPLACAVGQKLFGIDLLAEMPQAKALLERLEQNPHVQKIAADKEAAMPAFLAMIAAKK, from the coding sequence ATGTTCAAGCTCTACGGATTCTCAGTCAGCAACTACTACAACATGGTCAAGCTGGCGCTGCTGGAAAAAGGCCTGCCGTTCGAAGAGGTCACGTTCTACCCGACGTCGACCCCTGAATCACTGGCCATCAGCCCGCGCGGCAAAGTGCCGGTGCTCGGTGTAGACGCCGGTTTTATCAACGAAACCGCGATCATCCTTGAATACCTCGAGCAGACCCAGAAAGGCACACCGCTGCTGCCAAGCGATCCATTCGAGCGCGCGCAGGTGTTGGCGATTGCCAAGGAAATCGAGCTGTACATCGAGTTGCCTGGGCGTGCCTGCTATGGCGAGGCGTTCTTCGGCATGACCTTGCCGGACGCGATCAAGGAAAAGACCAAGACTGAATTGCTACTGGGTTTTGCTGCGCTGGGCCGTCACGGCAAATTCGCCCCGTACGTGGCGGGCGACAGTCTGAGCATTGCCGATTTGTATTTCTTCTACAGCGTGCCGCTGGCCTGTGCGGTCGGGCAGAAGCTGTTCGGGATCGATTTGCTGGCGGAGATGCCGCAGGCGAAGGCGTTGCTGGAACGGCTGGAGCAGAATCCGCATGTGCAGAAGATTGCGGCGGACAAGGAAGCGGCGATGCCGGCGTTTTTGGCGATGATCGCTGCCAAGAAGTGA
- a CDS encoding FKBP-type peptidyl-prolyl cis-trans isomerase, whose amino-acid sequence MSRYFFLSLWMIFSAAHADEKTTANDAHDLAYSLGASLGERLRQEVPQLQIQALIDGLQQAYQGKPLALSEARIEQILADHEAQHAEHSAQPSSDAAMENEQRFLTAEKARPGVKELADGILLTELTPGNGTKAGPDGKVQVLYVGRLPDGTVFDQNTQPQWFNLDSVIAGWRTALQNMPVGAKWRLVIPSDQAYGADGAGDLIAPFTPLVFEVELRGATS is encoded by the coding sequence ATGTCGCGCTACTTTTTTTTATCCCTCTGGATGATTTTTTCGGCCGCTCACGCGGACGAAAAAACCACCGCGAACGATGCTCACGATCTGGCCTACAGCCTCGGTGCCAGCCTCGGTGAACGGCTGCGCCAGGAAGTCCCGCAATTGCAGATTCAGGCGCTGATCGATGGCTTGCAGCAAGCCTATCAAGGCAAGCCGCTGGCACTGAGCGAAGCACGCATCGAACAGATTCTGGCCGATCATGAAGCGCAACATGCCGAACATTCTGCGCAGCCTTCGAGCGACGCGGCGATGGAAAACGAGCAACGTTTTCTGACCGCTGAAAAAGCCAGACCGGGCGTAAAAGAACTGGCCGACGGCATCCTGCTCACCGAGCTGACACCTGGCAATGGCACCAAGGCCGGGCCTGACGGAAAAGTGCAGGTGCTGTATGTCGGTCGACTGCCGGATGGCACGGTGTTCGATCAAAACACTCAGCCGCAATGGTTCAACCTCGACAGCGTGATCGCGGGTTGGCGCACCGCGCTGCAGAACATGCCGGTGGGAGCAAAATGGCGACTGGTGATTCCGTCGGATCAGGCCTATGGCGCCGACGGTGCCGGCGACCTGATTGCACCGTTCACACCGCTGGTATTTGAAGTGGAATTGCGTGGCGCGACGAGTTGA